Genomic segment of Kibdelosporangium phytohabitans:
CGCTACCTCGCCTACGTCAGCTCGACGCTGGACCACATCGAGCTCTTCGGCGTCCACACGCGCAACTTCCGGCCGCAGACCTCGCTCAGCGTCGCCTATGTCAGCCTCACCGTTTCCGCGGGCGTCCGGCACTCGGACAGCGACCGGGTCCCGGACGAGGACCTCCCCGACGTCAGTTCCCTGCGAGTCGAGCAAGCGCTTGCCCACACCAGTCGCACGCTCCTGATCGGGGAGCCGGGTTCCGGCAAGACCACGTTGCTGCAGTGGCTGGCGATCACCGCCGCACGCGACGCCTTCAAGGCCGACCTGGCCGACTGGAACGGACTCGTCCCGTTCTTCGTGCGGCTGCGCGGCCACGCGGGCGGCAGACTGCCCCACCCCGAGCAGTACCTGGACAGCATCGGCTGTCCTTTCGCCGCTCTCATGCCGCCCGGCTGGGCACACCGCGTCCTCGCGGCGGGCCAGGCATTGCTGTTGGTGGACGGCGTCGACGAACTCCCTGTGTCCGAACGCGGCGCGGTGCGCGAGTGGATTCGCAACCTGCTGCGGACGTATCCCGACAACCGGGTCGTGATGACCGCGCGGCCAGGTGCCGCCGCTCCGGCCTGGCTGCAGAACGAGCTGTTCGTGACCGCGTCCTTGGAACGGATGAGCCCGCAGGACATCCGTGAGCTCATCACGTTCTGGCACGCGGCCATCCGCGGTGCCGGGCACCTGCCGTGCGCGGACCACGAACTGCCCGGCTACGAACGTGCGCTTCTGGCAAAACTCGACACCAGCACGCCGTTGCAGACTCTCGCGACGAGCCCGTTGCTGTGCGCGTTGCTCTGTGCCTTGAACCTCGACCAGCACACCGCGCTGCCTCCCGACCGGATGGGCATCTACGCCGCCGCATTGGACATGCTGCTGGAGCGCCGAGACGTCGAACGGCGAATTCCCAGCCACGACAACACTTCGCTGGGCATCCGCAACAAGATCCACCTGTTGCAGTACCTGGCGTGGCGGTTGTCGCTCAACAACCGCACCGAGCTGACGCGTGCCGACGCCGTCAAACGGGTCGCCGAGCGGCTGGCCACCCTCGCGCTCCCCGCCGGGAACGCCGAGTCCATCGTGGACAGCTTGGTGCAGCGCAGCGGGGTCGTCCGGCAACCCGCCGTCGACCGGATCGACTTCGTGCACCGGACCTTCCAGGAGTACCTGACCGGGGCCGAAGCAGCCGAACACGGCGACGTCGGACTGCTCGTCGACCGCGCTCACCTCGATGCTTGGCGCGAGACCGTCATCCTCGCCGCGGGGCACGCCAACAAGCCGGTACGCCACGAGTTGCTGACCGGGCTGCTCGACCGTGCCGACGCCGAGCCGCGCAACGCGCGTGCACTTCGGCTGCTTGCCGCCGCCTGCCTGGAGACTGCCGGCCCGCTGGACGTGGACCTGCGGGACCGCATCGACGACTGCCTGACGAAACTGGTGCCACCACGTCGATCCAGCGAGGCCAAGTCACTGGCCTCGATCGGCCACACGCTGCTGCGGCACGTCCCGCATGACCTTTCCGGGATGACTGAGGCCCAGGCGAAAGCCATGGTCGAGACGATCGCGCTCGTCGGCGGCGACGAGGCGTTGCGGATGCTTTCCCAGTACGCCCGCAACGCACCCGGACGTGTACAGCGGCGGCTCGTCGAGATGGGCACGTACTTCGACCCAGCGGAGTACGCCGACCACGTCATCACGCACCTGCACGAGTTCCTGGAACGTCCCTTCATCAACAGCGCGGCGGAACTCGCCGCCTGCCGTCTGGTGGACGGCCTGCGCGACATCGACGTCCTGCAACTGAATCACGCCGACAGCCTCGACGTGGTTGCCGATCTTCCGCCGATCCGCAAGTTGTGGGCGCACGGGACGTTCACGGACCTGACACCGCTGTCCGGCCGGCACGACCTCGAGTTCCTCACCCTGTGGGCGCGCAACCGCCTGACCGGGCTGGATGTCCTGGCACAGCTGAAGTCGTTGAAGCACCTGCTGATCGAGCTGAACGGGTTGGCCGACATCGAGTTCGTCCGGCAGCTGACCGGTCTGGTCGAGTTGCGGCTGGACGGCATCGACGAGGTGCGGGACTTCGGCCCGCTCGCCGCGCTGGACAACCTCGTCACGCTCAGTCTGGAGAAGCCGAAGGCGATGACGTCGTGGGAGCCGCTGCGCGACGTGGTCAGCCTGAGCCACCTCAAGATCATCGGCCGGCACGTCCCCCGCGGCGGACTGGCCCAGCTGGGCAAGATGCTTCCCCATCTGCGGCAACTGTCCTTCACCCACACACGGTGGCTGTCCGACCTCGAACCGCTCGCCCTGTTCGAACACCTGACGTTCCTGCAGCTGAGCTACGCCCCCGTGACCACCATCGAACCGCTGCGCCGCCTGACCGATCTCCAGGTGCTGGACCTCAACTGCCACAAGATCGACGACCTGGCCGTGCTCTCGGCGTTGCCGAACCTGATGACGGTGTACATCCGCGAACCGGTCGCCCATCTCAGCCCTGTGGTGATCGGCACCAAGGACACGACCGTGCACGTCCCCGACGCGAGAACCGCCCGGCGCTGGCGGCAGGTTCCCGGCCAGGCCGCCCGAATCCGGGTGGGCGGCCGATAGACTAGAACGTGTTACAGTTTTCTCATGGTCCTCGATCGCTTCCGGGTGGACGGGCTCGTCGGCGTGGTGACCGGCGCCGGACGGGGAATCGGGGCCGCGACCGCCGTCGCGCTCGCCGAAGCCGGTGCTGACGTCGTCATCTCCTCGCGCACGGCCGACCAGCTCAAGGCGGTCGCCGAACGGGTCGAAGCCGCGGGCAGACGAGCACTGGCCGTCGAAGCCGACCTCAACGACCTCGATGCGGTCGCACACCTGGCGACAGCGGCCAAGGACGAGTTCGGGCGGCTGGACATCGTGGTGAACAACGTCGGCGGGTCCATGCCCGCGCCGTTCACGCACACCACGCCCGACGCGTTGAAAGACGCCTTCCACTTCAACGTCGCCACCGCACACGCGCTGAACATCGCCGCCGTGCCGCT
This window contains:
- a CDS encoding NACHT domain-containing protein; protein product: MTDALRLAQSLIKPVVQAVVSDRRQRDQRARSLSELVNVTVFDDYKRRKFTREIEAMCDSVAERLELFCSGEWRGLAEAERDLAVEAVVGTFAAADLSDAAFFEVDADPAKLARYLHSSVAERALPPLSEAGEALYNRLLAESCTIYTQISVHLASFTPRGVAESLSRLSELRVQVEQIMDRLPTRSLDAPAGTAQDGEFLRRYLAYVSSTLDHIELFGVHTRNFRPQTSLSVAYVSLTVSAGVRHSDSDRVPDEDLPDVSSLRVEQALAHTSRTLLIGEPGSGKTTLLQWLAITAARDAFKADLADWNGLVPFFVRLRGHAGGRLPHPEQYLDSIGCPFAALMPPGWAHRVLAAGQALLLVDGVDELPVSERGAVREWIRNLLRTYPDNRVVMTARPGAAAPAWLQNELFVTASLERMSPQDIRELITFWHAAIRGAGHLPCADHELPGYERALLAKLDTSTPLQTLATSPLLCALLCALNLDQHTALPPDRMGIYAAALDMLLERRDVERRIPSHDNTSLGIRNKIHLLQYLAWRLSLNNRTELTRADAVKRVAERLATLALPAGNAESIVDSLVQRSGVVRQPAVDRIDFVHRTFQEYLTGAEAAEHGDVGLLVDRAHLDAWRETVILAAGHANKPVRHELLTGLLDRADAEPRNARALRLLAAACLETAGPLDVDLRDRIDDCLTKLVPPRRSSEAKSLASIGHTLLRHVPHDLSGMTEAQAKAMVETIALVGGDEALRMLSQYARNAPGRVQRRLVEMGTYFDPAEYADHVITHLHEFLERPFINSAAELAACRLVDGLRDIDVLQLNHADSLDVVADLPPIRKLWAHGTFTDLTPLSGRHDLEFLTLWARNRLTGLDVLAQLKSLKHLLIELNGLADIEFVRQLTGLVELRLDGIDEVRDFGPLAALDNLVTLSLEKPKAMTSWEPLRDVVSLSHLKIIGRHVPRGGLAQLGKMLPHLRQLSFTHTRWLSDLEPLALFEHLTFLQLSYAPVTTIEPLRRLTDLQVLDLNCHKIDDLAVLSALPNLMTVYIREPVAHLSPVVIGTKDTTVHVPDARTARRWRQVPGQAARIRVGGR
- a CDS encoding SDR family oxidoreductase, which codes for MVLDRFRVDGLVGVVTGAGRGIGAATAVALAEAGADVVISSRTADQLKAVAERVEAAGRRALAVEADLNDLDAVAHLATAAKDEFGRLDIVVNNVGGSMPAPFTHTTPDALKDAFHFNVATAHALNIAAVPLMLESGGGSIVNISSAMARLSGRGFLAYGTAKAALSHYTRLAATDLAPKVRVNAICVGSVATSALDIVLRDEEIKSKMEQATPLGVIGEPEDIASAVLYLVSAAGKFVTGKVLEVDGGTERPTLDLGLEDL